From Deinococcus yavapaiensis KR-236:
CTCCTCGCTCACGCGAACGGACTCGGGAAGCGGCGCGTGCGAACTCGTGTACATGCAGCCGAGCTCGTAGGGTTGAACGCGAGAAGCCGCGGCGGCATAAGCTGAGCGAGTGAACTTCGAGGACTACCACACCCATCACCGTCGTTGCGGTCACGCGAGCGGCTCTTTGAGAGACGTCGTGGAGGCCGCGCTCGAACAGAATCTTCACGCGATCGGCCTCAGCGACCACGCGCCGATGCTCTTCTTGCCGGGCGACCATCCGCAGCCCGGCACGGCCATGGCCAAGTCGGAGTTCGGCGCGTACGTACGTGAAATGCACGACCTGAAGAGCGAGTACGCCGAGCGGGTCGTCGTGAACGTCGGGGTCGAGGCCGACTACGTGCCCGGGTCCGTGGACGACTACCGCGCGTTGCTCGCGGGCGGCGACTTCGACTACGTGATCGGCAGCGTTCACTTCATCGACGGCTGGCACCTCTTTCAAGAACAGCGTCCCGACGGCGTGACGCGCGAGGACTTGTGGGACCGCGCCCTCGTCTTGACGCGTGAAGCGGCCGAGACGGGCCTCTTTTCCATTCTCGGGCACCTCGACGTGCTTAAGACCAAAGGGCACCTGCCCGATCGCGTCGACACCCCGAGGCTGCACGAGACGCTCGACGCCGTCGCCGACCTCGGCGTCGCCATGGAGCTCAACACCAGCGGGTGGCGCAAAAGCGCGAACGAGTGCTTTCCAAGCCTGGCCATCCTGAAGCTCGCGGCGAAGCGCGGTATTCCCGTCGTGCTCGGCAGCGACGCGCACCGCCCCGAGGACGTCGCGGCGGACTTTCCACGGGCCGCCGCCTTGCTGCGCGAAGCGGGCTACGGTGAGCTCGCGTCCTTCTCGCGCGGCGAGCGCGCAACTCGGCCCTTGTAAAGCCGAGCGGCCACCCGCCTAAGGCCGCACGGTGCGATCCCATCCTTCGAGGCGTTCGCGAGGCGTCCTCCCTGGAAGTGGCGGCGCGATTCTGCCCGCGAGCGTTTCCTGTCTCTCGGCCTTCGTGGCGAGAAACGGACGATCGACTGTTCGGCGTGAAGTGATCTCCCGCCACGCCGAACAGTCAAGGGAACTCGACACGTCGCGCGTTCTGCTGCCGCCGTAGAATGATCGGCATGTCTTCGCCCGCCCCCGATCATCTCGTGCACCTCCCGGACGGCAGTTGCTGCGCTCCGAAGAAGTTCGCGCACCTTCATCAGCACACGCAGTACAGCCTCCTCGACGGCGCGGCGAAGCTCAAGGACCTTTTGAAGTGGGTCAAGGAAGTCACGCCCGACGATCCCGCGTGCGCCATCACCGACCACGGCAACATGCACGGCGCCGTGCACTTCTACAACTACGCGGTGTCCATGGGCGTCAAACCCATCCTCGGCTACGAGGCGTACGTCGTGCCGGGCTTCGGAACGCGCCGCGACCGCAAGGCGGGAGACAAGAGCGAGAAGGGCATCTTCCACCTCACGCTCCTCGCGCGCGACTTCGACGGTTACCAAAACCTTTGCCGCCTCTCCTCGCGCGGCTACACGGAAGGCTACTACTACAAGCCGCGCATCGACCACGAACTGCTCACCGAGCATTCGAAAGGAGTCGTCGCTTTCAGCGGTTGCCTCGGCTCGGAAGTCCAGCAGCTCTTGATGCAAGGCCGCGAGGACGAAGCCAAGCAGCGCCTGCTGTGGTACCGCGACCTCTTCGGCGAGAACTACTTCATCGAGATCCAAGACCACGGCCTGCCCGAGCAGAAGAAGAACAACCCGATTCTGAGGGCGTGGGCGCAGGAGCTCGGCATCGGCTTGGTCGCCACGAACGACGGGCACTACGTCAAGAAGACCGACGCGACCGCCCACGAGACGTTGCTCGCCATCCAGACGAAAGCGACCCTCGCCGACGAGAACCGCTTCAAGTTCCCCTGCGACGAGTTCTACGTCAAGAGCCTCGACGAGATGCAATCCGCCTTGCCCGTGAGCGACTGGGGCGAGGAACCGTTCGACAACACCGCCCGCATCGCCGCCATGTGCAACGTCGACTTGCCCGTCGGCAAGAAGCGCGTGTACCAGATGCCCGCCTTGCCCATTCCCGAGGGCCGCACGATGGCCGAGGAGCTGCGCGTGCAAACGTACCGAGGCGCCGTGAAGCGCTACCCCGCGCACCTCACGGAAAGCTTCGTGCGCTTCTACACGGCCAAGTCCTGGGAAGCCGTCCGCGACACACAGACTTTGAGGGCGTACTGCGAAGCGATCTTCACTCCGAAGATCGACGGCGACAAGTTCACCCGCGAGAAGTTCGACGCGATCGACTTTCTCGGCATGGCGGCCCACCTTCACGGGCGTCTGGCGACGTTCGACTCCGACACCGCCGATCTCGAGACCCTGTACACGGCGCTCGCCTTCATGGGCAGCATCTGGGAAGCGCTTGGCAAGGCGTGCGGCGAGAAGTACACGAAGTACCCCGCCTTGGAGCGAATCGAGCAAGACGAGGCGTTCGTCTTGCCTGGCATGGATGAAGAGGCGTACAAGCACGCCGTCGTCCTCATGCGCCGCGCCGAGTACGAGCTGAGCGTCATCAACAACATGGGCTTTCCCGACTACTTCCTAATCGTCGCCGATTACATCAACTGGGCAAAGGATCAAGGAATTTCCGTAGGCCCGGGCCGCGGATCGGGCGCGGGATCGCTCGTCGCCTACGCGATTCGCATCACCAACCTCGACCCGTTGGAGTACGAGCTGCTCTTCGAGCGCTTCCTCAATCCCGACCGTATTTCGATGCCCGACTTCGACATCGACTTCAGCGACGCGCGGCGCGAAGAAGTCATTCAGTACGTGCGGCGCAAGTACGGCGACGACAAGGTCGCGCAGATCGCGACCTTCGGGACGATGGCGTCCAAGGCGTGCCTCAAGGACGTGGCGCGCGTGATGGGCGTCGAGTACGCCAAGGTGGACAAGGTCAGCAAGCTCATTCCGATCAAGTTCGGCAAGAGTTACAGTCTCGAGCAGGCGCGCGAAAGCGTTCCGGACATCCAGCAGATGCTGGAAGCCGACAAGGAGCTCGCCGAGGCGTACGACTTCGCGCAGAAGCTCGAAGGCCTCACGCGCCACGCGTCCGTGCACGCGGCGGGCGTCGTGATCGGGCGAACGCAGCTCACGGACCTCGTGCCCCTCATGCGCGACACGTCGGGCGAAGGCATCGTCTGTCAATTCGACATGAAGGCCGTCGAGGACATCGGCCTCATCAAGATGGACTTCCTGGGCCTGCGCACCTTGTCGTTTTTGGAAGAAGCGCACCGCATCCTCAAGGAGTCCAAGGGCTTGGACGTGAACTTCGACGAGATTCCTCTCGACGACGAGCGCACGTACGAGCTCTTGTCGCGCGGCGACACGAAAGGCGTCTTCCAGCTCGAAGGCGCGGGCATCGCGGACGCGTCGAGGCGCCTCAAGCCGCGTCGACTCGCCGACATCATCGCCCTTTCGGCCCTCTACCGCCCGGGACCGATGGAGAACATTCCGACGTACGTGCGTCGTCACCACGGTGTCGAGGAAGTCGACTACGTCAAGGACGGCTTTCCGAACGCCGCGACATGGCTCGAAAAGATTCTCGCCGAGACGTACGGCATTCCCGTCTATCAAGAGCAGATCATGCAGATCGCGTCCGAGGTGGCGGGTTACAGCTTGGGCGGCGCGGACTTGCTGCGCCGCGCGATGGGCAAGAAGGACGCGGCGGAGATGCAGCGTCAACGCGAGCTGTTCACCAAGGGCTCGGTCGACAACGGCGTGCCGAAAGACGAAGCGAGCCGACTTTTCGATTTGCTCGAAGCGTTCGCCAACTACGGCTTCAACAAGTCGCACAGCGCCGCGTACGGCGTGATCACCTACCAAACGGCTTGGCTGAAGGCGAATCATCCCGTCGAGTTCATGGCCGCCTTGCTGACCGTGGAGCGCCGTGATTCGGACAAGGTGTCCGAGTACGTGAGCGACGCGCGGAAGATGGGCGTGACGGTGTTGCCGCCCGACATCAATCAGTCGGGCGCGGACTTCCGCGTGCAAGGCGAGGAGATCTACTTCGGCTTGTACGCCATCAAGGGGCTCGGCGAGAACGCCGTCTTGCGAATTCTCGACGAGCGGACGCGCGGCGGAGCGTTCAAGTCTCTGGCGGACTTTTGCAAGCGCGTCGATTCGAAGACGTGCAACCGCAAGGGTCTCGAAGCGCTCGTCAAGAGCGGCGCCTTCGACTCGTTCGGCGAGCGCGCCCAGTTGCTGGCCAGCCTCGAGGACGCGGTGGCGTGGGCGCAAGGCGCGGCGCAGATGTTCAACTCGGGCATGGACTCGCTGTTCGGAGCGGCGACCGTGGCGCCCGAGCCGAAGTTGCGCTCGGGCGTGGCGCCGCTCAGCGAGTTGGAGCGGCTTTCGCTCGAGAAGGAGTCGTTGGGACTGTACATCTCGGGACACCCGCTCGAGCAGCACGAGGGGCTTCGCGAGGCGGCCACGACGCGCATCGCTGACCTCGAGTCGTGGTTCTTCGCGCAAAACGCGAAGGGACGCGTGCGGGCGGTGTTGGCGGGCATGATCGAGGCGGTGGTGAAGAAGCCCACGAAGTCGGGGGGAATGATGGCGCGCTTCAACCTCGCCGACGAGTCGGCGACGATCGAGCTCGTGGCGTTCAGCCGTGCGTACGAACGCATTCACGAGAAGCTCGTGGCGGACACGCCCGCGCTCGTGATCGTGGAGCTCGAAAGCGAGGACGGCGGCTTGCGGGCGATCGCCGAGGAAGTCGTGCTGATCGAGCAGTTGGCGGACATTCCCAAGGTGATGTACGTCGACATCGACTTGGATTCCGCGACGCCCGAGGACCTCGCGGAGTTCCAAAGCGTGGTGGACGAACACGCGGGCAGCCTGCCGACGTACTTCCGCTTCCTGGCGGGCGAGCAGTACGTGACGTATCAGCTCGACAAGGGCCTCGGAGGGGCGGGGGCCTTGAGGGTCGTGAACGACATGTTCCGGGCGTGGGCGTCGGCGTACCTCGCGTACGACAACGGCACGATTCTGGCACGCTTCGCGCCGCAAAAGCCGCAGTGGGGACAGCGTGGAGGTGGCAAGCCGCTGCAGGCGTGAGCGCTCTGGACAGGCGTTGGCTGCCGAACCGGAGTTCGTGTAGTCTGAACACCATGCCGCATGTCATTACGAACCCGTGCATTGGAGTCAAAGATCAAGCTTGCACCGAAGTGTGCCCCGTGGAGTGCATCTACGACGGCGGAGATCAGTACCTCATCCATCCCGACGAGTGCATCGATTGCGGCGCGTGCGTGCCCGCCTGCCCCGTCTCGGCGATCTTCCCCGAAGAGGACGTTCCGTCCAACGAGACGCCCTTCATCGCCAAGAACAAAGAGTTCTTCGGCCTCTGAGTCGGTTTCCGTGCCGAGGTGACGCGCGTCGCCTCGGCACTCGCGCTGTCGGGCGGGTGTGTGAAGGTTGTGTTGCTAGCACTCCTCACACACCTACGGGCGAAATCCGGTTCGATGAGGATCATCGGGCCGCCGAGAGGCCTGGCATTTCGAGGTGCGTTGAGTATGATGTGTAAGATACTCAAAACACATCCGGTACGTCTGCGGGCGAACGGAATCACGAGGAGTCATTGATGAGTCAACATACGTCTGTCACGATTTACGGCGGCACACCCTTGCAAGGCGAGTGGTCGGTGCAGCCGAGCAAAAATGCGGCCCTTCCGATCATCGTCGCGAGCCTTCTCACGCCCGAACCCGTGACGCTGCACGGAGTGCCGCAGCTCAGCGACGTCTACACCTTGCTGCGCATCATGAGCGGCCTCGGCACGCGGTTCGCGTGGACCGGGCCGCACAGCTTGACGATGCACACCCCGACGTTGACGTCGATCGAGACGCCGCACGAGCTCGTCGCGAAACTGCGCGCGTCCATCACGCTGCTCGGCGCGCTGCTGTCCCGGTCACGCGAAGCCAAGGTGGGATTGCCAGGCGGTTGCACCTTCAGCCTTCGCCCCGTGGATCAGCACTTGAAGTCCTTGCGGGCAATCGGCGCGGACGTTCGCGAGGAAGGCGGCGTCTTCCTCGCGTCGCGGCCCAAGACGCTCACGGGCAGCTACCTCTTCGAGATGCCGACCGTGGGCGGCACGCAAAACGCGATTCTCGCGGCCGTGCTCGGCGAGGGCGAGGTGACGTTGGAAAACGCCAGTGCCGACACCGACGTCGTCGACATGGTGAACTTCCTGAACTCGCTCGGCGCGGACATCACCGGCGCGGGCACCCCGACGATCATCGTGCGCGGCGTCTCGGCGTTGCGCGGCGGCGAGTACCGCGTCATTCCGGACCGACTCGACGCGGGCACGTGGATGATCGCGGCGACGGCGACACGCGGCCACGTCACCTTGAGCGGCGTGCGCGCCAAGCACCTGCGGGCCGTGAGCGCCAAGCTTCGCGAAATCGGTGCGGACGTCATCGAGCACGACGAGACGACGCTCACGGTGGACGCTCGCCAACGCCTTTTGAGGCCTGTAAGCGTCACCGCCACCGAGTACCCGGGCTTCCCCACGGACTTGCAGCCCATCATGGGCGCCCTTCTGGCGACCGTGCCGGGCACGAGCGTCCTGACGGACCGCATCTACGCGCGCACCACGCACGTCGCCGAGTTGATTCGCATGGGCGCGAACATCGAGGTGCCGGGACAGACGATGATCGTGCAAGGCGGCAAGCTGCACGGCGCGCACGTCACGGCCGCCGACATCCGCTCGGGCGCCGCGCTGGTGGTGGCGGGCCTCGCCGCCGAAGGCGAGACCATCATCGAGGGCGTGGCGTACTTGCAACGCGGCTACGAGGACCTCTTGCCGAAGATGCGCCGCCTGGGCGCACGCGTGGACTTCACGAACGTCGCCCTGCCCGCCGCTATGGATTGACGTCGGAAACGACAAAGGCTCCCCAACGTGGGGAGCCTTTTCTTTGGAATCGTGTTTGCGAATTACTCGCTCTTGGCCTCGCCCGAGGACTCTTCGCCGGAGGCGCCCTCTTGGTCGGAGGCGAACTCGGCGATGGGCTGTTGGGTGAGCTCGCTCTGCTCGTCGCTCGCCTCGGTCTGAGCCACGGCGCCCGAGCCGACTTCCGTCACGGGCTCGTCCGACGCGTCGATCGCGGCGGCGTTTTCCTGCTCGGCGCTCGCCTCGGAGCCTTCCGAGCTCGTCTCGGCGCTCGCTTGCGCCGCTTCGGTCGCTTGGGCGGCGTTCGCGGCGTCGGCTTGGGTGGCCGTCAAGAGTTCCACGGCCCGCGCGAGGGCCTTGTCGCGCACGAGGGTCGCGAGGTAGCCGTTGAGGCCGTTTTCACCGAGTTGCTTGCGCAGCTCTTCGATGCTGAGGCGGTTGGCGGTCGCCAGGGCGCGCAGGCTCGCGTCGAACTCGCTTTGCGAAACGCGCACGCCGAGGTCCTCGGCGAGTTGCTCGAGCGCGAGGTCACGCTTGACGCGCGTCTCGGCGTTCTTACGCAAATCCGCCACGAACTCGTCGAGCTTGCCTTGCTCGTCCATGAACTTCTCGTACTCGTCCCACTTCACGCCTTGACGCGACAAGTCGTCCTTGATTTCGTCGAGCATCGCTTCTTGACGGCGGCGAATCATGGCGCTCGGCACGTCGACCGTCATGTCGTCGGCGAGTTGGCTGACGAACTGCTCGCGGCGCGCGCTTTCGCCTTCGTTCTTCGCGCGGCGTTCGAGTTCCGAGCGCAGATCCTTGCGCAGGCGCTCGAGCGACTCGAAGTTGAGGCTCTTGGCGAACTCTTCGTTCAAGTCTTGCAGTTGCTTGTGCTTGACGTCGATGATCTTGACGGAGACGGAGCTCTCGGCGTGCTCGTGATCGCCGTGGCTGTGCGCGGGCACCGTGATCGTGACTTCGTCGCCGATGTTCTTGCCGACCAGGGCGTCACGAACGTGCTCTTCGGCGACGTCGAGGTAGATGGGGTACGTGCCGCCGTCGGCGTCCTCGCCGCGTTCCTCGATCGTGACCATGTCGGTCGCTTCGACGGGCCGCTCGACGCTTTCGAAGGTCGCGTTGCGCTCCTGCAAGTCGCGCAAGGT
This genomic window contains:
- a CDS encoding histidinol-phosphatase, with the translated sequence MNFEDYHTHHRRCGHASGSLRDVVEAALEQNLHAIGLSDHAPMLFLPGDHPQPGTAMAKSEFGAYVREMHDLKSEYAERVVVNVGVEADYVPGSVDDYRALLAGGDFDYVIGSVHFIDGWHLFQEQRPDGVTREDLWDRALVLTREAAETGLFSILGHLDVLKTKGHLPDRVDTPRLHETLDAVADLGVAMELNTSGWRKSANECFPSLAILKLAAKRGIPVVLGSDAHRPEDVAADFPRAAALLREAGYGELASFSRGERATRPL
- the dnaE gene encoding DNA polymerase III subunit alpha, with translation MSSPAPDHLVHLPDGSCCAPKKFAHLHQHTQYSLLDGAAKLKDLLKWVKEVTPDDPACAITDHGNMHGAVHFYNYAVSMGVKPILGYEAYVVPGFGTRRDRKAGDKSEKGIFHLTLLARDFDGYQNLCRLSSRGYTEGYYYKPRIDHELLTEHSKGVVAFSGCLGSEVQQLLMQGREDEAKQRLLWYRDLFGENYFIEIQDHGLPEQKKNNPILRAWAQELGIGLVATNDGHYVKKTDATAHETLLAIQTKATLADENRFKFPCDEFYVKSLDEMQSALPVSDWGEEPFDNTARIAAMCNVDLPVGKKRVYQMPALPIPEGRTMAEELRVQTYRGAVKRYPAHLTESFVRFYTAKSWEAVRDTQTLRAYCEAIFTPKIDGDKFTREKFDAIDFLGMAAHLHGRLATFDSDTADLETLYTALAFMGSIWEALGKACGEKYTKYPALERIEQDEAFVLPGMDEEAYKHAVVLMRRAEYELSVINNMGFPDYFLIVADYINWAKDQGISVGPGRGSGAGSLVAYAIRITNLDPLEYELLFERFLNPDRISMPDFDIDFSDARREEVIQYVRRKYGDDKVAQIATFGTMASKACLKDVARVMGVEYAKVDKVSKLIPIKFGKSYSLEQARESVPDIQQMLEADKELAEAYDFAQKLEGLTRHASVHAAGVVIGRTQLTDLVPLMRDTSGEGIVCQFDMKAVEDIGLIKMDFLGLRTLSFLEEAHRILKESKGLDVNFDEIPLDDERTYELLSRGDTKGVFQLEGAGIADASRRLKPRRLADIIALSALYRPGPMENIPTYVRRHHGVEEVDYVKDGFPNAATWLEKILAETYGIPVYQEQIMQIASEVAGYSLGGADLLRRAMGKKDAAEMQRQRELFTKGSVDNGVPKDEASRLFDLLEAFANYGFNKSHSAAYGVITYQTAWLKANHPVEFMAALLTVERRDSDKVSEYVSDARKMGVTVLPPDINQSGADFRVQGEEIYFGLYAIKGLGENAVLRILDERTRGGAFKSLADFCKRVDSKTCNRKGLEALVKSGAFDSFGERAQLLASLEDAVAWAQGAAQMFNSGMDSLFGAATVAPEPKLRSGVAPLSELERLSLEKESLGLYISGHPLEQHEGLREAATTRIADLESWFFAQNAKGRVRAVLAGMIEAVVKKPTKSGGMMARFNLADESATIELVAFSRAYERIHEKLVADTPALVIVELESEDGGLRAIAEEVVLIEQLADIPKVMYVDIDLDSATPEDLAEFQSVVDEHAGSLPTYFRFLAGEQYVTYQLDKGLGGAGALRVVNDMFRAWASAYLAYDNGTILARFAPQKPQWGQRGGGKPLQA
- a CDS encoding ferredoxin, producing MPHVITNPCIGVKDQACTEVCPVECIYDGGDQYLIHPDECIDCGACVPACPVSAIFPEEDVPSNETPFIAKNKEFFGL
- the murA gene encoding UDP-N-acetylglucosamine 1-carboxyvinyltransferase, with amino-acid sequence MSQHTSVTIYGGTPLQGEWSVQPSKNAALPIIVASLLTPEPVTLHGVPQLSDVYTLLRIMSGLGTRFAWTGPHSLTMHTPTLTSIETPHELVAKLRASITLLGALLSRSREAKVGLPGGCTFSLRPVDQHLKSLRAIGADVREEGGVFLASRPKTLTGSYLFEMPTVGGTQNAILAAVLGEGEVTLENASADTDVVDMVNFLNSLGADITGAGTPTIIVRGVSALRGGEYRVIPDRLDAGTWMIAATATRGHVTLSGVRAKHLRAVSAKLREIGADVIEHDETTLTVDARQRLLRPVSVTATEYPGFPTDLQPIMGALLATVPGTSVLTDRIYARTTHVAELIRMGANIEVPGQTMIVQGGKLHGAHVTAADIRSGAALVVAGLAAEGETIIEGVAYLQRGYEDLLPKMRRLGARVDFTNVALPAAMD
- the tig gene encoding trigger factor, with amino-acid sequence MAELLKREGNQVEFRVTVGKSDVQSAFNQVWSAVSRDVRVPGFRPGKAPRSVLEKRVGRGYVEGEVRDRLLDTFYPQAVRELQLNIVDAEITPETPQDGNDFSFTVRGETYPAVTLPNWRTFSLTASAPDITDDVLERTLRDLQERNATFESVERPVEATDMVTIEERGEDADGGTYPIYLDVAEEHVRDALVGKNIGDEVTITVPAHSHGDHEHAESSVSVKIIDVKHKQLQDLNEEFAKSLNFESLERLRKDLRSELERRAKNEGESARREQFVSQLADDMTVDVPSAMIRRRQEAMLDEIKDDLSRQGVKWDEYEKFMDEQGKLDEFVADLRKNAETRVKRDLALEQLAEDLGVRVSQSEFDASLRALATANRLSIEELRKQLGENGLNGYLATLVRDKALARAVELLTATQADAANAAQATEAAQASAETSSEGSEASAEQENAAAIDASDEPVTEVGSGAVAQTEASDEQSELTQQPIAEFASDQEGASGEESSGEAKSE